The following are encoded together in the Argopecten irradians isolate NY chromosome 5, Ai_NY, whole genome shotgun sequence genome:
- the LOC138324043 gene encoding uncharacterized protein yields MVTTTLGDALNFIHSRNIQFLQNWPVHLLAQNPNACMFHYFKRGQVLVRDSNHSEWIYIVKSGSLSVLKKLKEVLPQTDEELPNPGIHSDTKTDKKRQSYGVPYQKRQKGLKVYSRECDTDLAEFWKGWQSEPEMYKSRYEMERRLEQSLPGVNNPRERLGVLDYDAIINKHNARIISNKRSDGNETRLPLLPSDDSIEKNGKDELKTSSQKVRLPSIHKTSKGAYFSSGKSGRKVTMEQNIQKEIQKRKEELWRQKATHGEDRKTIAEEFDKNTPTDFKLTEADLNPMFILVKVLERGQYFGVHSVISREVQPSFSLVSNGAECIMISKKFFEEKSTESVRRNLEQCESRFPPDEALQKSLQNYVNWQADRKKIYLKVVNEQQKRKEKRRQYLPQYIGQYCFRTGPV; encoded by the exons ATGGTAACGACAACACTAGGGGATGCTTTGAACTTTATACATTCGAGGAATATACAATTTCTCCAGAACTGGCCGGTCCATTTGCTAGCCCAAAATCCGAATGCTTGCATGTTCCATTATTTCAA GCGAGGCCAAGTTCTCGTCCGTGACAGTAACCACTCAGAATGGATATACATTGTTAAATCG GGAAGTCTGTCGGTATTGAAGAAACTGAAAGAGGTCCTGCCACAAACGGACGAGGAACTTCCTAACCCAGGGATACACAGCG ACACGAAAACTGACAAAAAGCGCCAGTCCTATGGAGTGCCTTATCAGAAGAGACAGAAAGGCCTTAAAGTCTACTCAAGAGAATGTGATACAGACTTGGCAGAATTCTGGAAAGGATGGCAGTCAGAACCTGAAATGTACAAATCACGATACGAAATGGAGAGGAGACTG GAGCAGAGTCTACCAGGTGTGAACAATCCTAGAGAAAGGTTGGGTGTCCTTGATTATGACGCCATCATCAACAAACATAACGCTAGGATCATTTCAAACAAACGTTCTGATGGAAATGAAACTAGATTACCTCTCTTACCAAGTGATGACTCGattgaaaaaaatggaaaagatGAACTCAAAACAAGTAGTCAAAAGGTTCGACTGCCTAGCATACATAAAACATCTAAG GGAGCATACTTCTCTTCAGGAAAATCAGGACGAAAGGTAACCATGGAGCAGAATATTCAGAAAGAAATACAGAAGAGAAAGGAAG AATTATGGAGGCAAAAGGCGACACACGGGGAAGACAGGAAGACAATAGCTGAGGAGTTTGATAAAAACACACCGACTGACTTCAAACTCACAGAGGCTGATCTCAATCCAATGTTTATTTTGGTCAAAGTCCTTGAAAGGGGACAATACTTT GGGGTTCACAGTGTAATTAGTAGAGAGGTCCAGCCCTCCTTTAGTCTGGTTAGTAATGGAGCGGAATGTATAATGATCTCAAAGAAGTTCTTCGAAGAGAAATCCACAGAATCCGTCCGACGAAATCTAGAACAATGT GAGAGTCGATTTCCTCCGGATGAGGCCCTTCAGAAATCTCTACAGAATTACGTTAACTGGCAGGCCGACagaaagaaaatatatcttaaagTCGTGAATGAACaacaaaaaaggaaagaaaaacgACGCCAGTACTTGCCGCAATACATCGGTCAATATTGTTTTCGGACTGGTCCAGTTTGA
- the LOC138324044 gene encoding E3 ubiquitin-protein ligase RING2-like: MANEITHAPNKTWELSLYELHRTPQEAITDSTEIAVSPRSLHSELMCPICLDMLKNTMTTKECLHRFCQDCIITALRSGNKECPTCRKKLVSKRSLRPDPNFDALISKIYPSRDEYEAHQERVLAKLNKQHSTAALTHSIEEGLRLQAMNRAQRVRKHATEPDRLETASTTSNDATPKKRPKPYSDDSSTENSVGEGGSELGHPTEPAEREAPVSDIELVFRPLPIDSESMAANFDASQTRYIKTTANASVDHLSKYLAIRLSLESQKTDGGGASSDTRYSIHIASTPGCYTLLSGVMTLEQVNEKYWRVNKPLEMYFATMKKTGENTPSHTPTKKGSEK, from the exons ATGGCGAACGAGATCACTCACGCTCCAAACAAAACATGGGAATTGAGTCTGTACGAGCTGCACAGGACACCACAGGAGGCAATAACAGATTCGACAGAAATAGCTGTGTCCCCAAGGAGTCTACACAGTGAACTCATGTGTCCGATTTGTTTAGATATGCTCAAAAACACAATGACAACAAAAGAGTGCTTGCATCGTTTTTGTCAGGACTGCATCATCACTGCCCTCCGAAGCGGCAATAAAGAATGTCCAACATGCAGGAAAAAACTGGTATCAAAGCGGTCTTTGAGACCTGACCCAAATTTCGATGCACTTATTTCTAAAATCTACCCTAGTCGAGACGAATACGAGGCGCACCAAGAGCGAGTCCTTGCTAAACTGAACAAGCAGCACAGCACTGCTGCCTTGACACACAg TATTGAAGAAGGATTGAGATTACAGGCAATGAATAGAGCCCAAAGGGTACGAAAACACGCTACAGAGCCCGATCGCCTCGAAACAGCCAGTACTACATCTAATGATGCAACACCAAAGAAGAGACCAAAACCCTACTCCGATGATTCCAGTACAGAGAACTCGGTCGGGGAAGGTGGTTCTGAGCTCGGACATCCCACTGAGCCTGCAGAACGTGAAGCGCCAGTTAGTGACATCGAGCTTGTGTTCAGACCATTACCTATCGACTCAGAGTCAATGGCAGCTAACTTTGATGCATCACAGACACGCTATATCAAGACAACTGCAAATGCTTCAG TGgatcatttatcaaaatatcttgCTATCAGACTGTCACTGGAATCACAGAAGACTGACGGTG GTGGTGCTAGCAGTGACACGAGATACAGTATCCACATAGCCAGTACTCCGGGATGTTATACACTGTTGAGTGGAGTTATGACCCTGGAACAAGTCAACGAAAAGTATTGGCGCGTGAACAAGCCTCTGGAAATGTACTTTGCCACCATGAAGAAGACCGGAGAAAATACACCCAGTCATACTCCAACTAAAAAAGGCAGTGAAAAGTGA